Proteins encoded by one window of Bacillus rossius redtenbacheri isolate Brsri chromosome 3, Brsri_v3, whole genome shotgun sequence:
- the LOC134531469 gene encoding uncharacterized protein LOC134531469, with translation MRRILRVCAFVIIDVLFAELCTCMPTPQFYSGSPVVELPGAAIAGRASPRASGGAGMVYVLVGLVSLPLLVTVLWLLRQLWRMLASCAGRGCPASRPDHGLEEVVIIPADHQLHCSVAQGVPSSSSALLCDGPLASSQQQHQFSPVSLMEEMLLASTREQMQSASTPGDTQLVTCHQSPSRHTVKTEAEATCDQDQEVLSPPMQDLEAFSIPDAYTQYTQELGVSIIITIIITRIKPMAR, from the exons ATGCGAAGAATATTGCGCGTTTGTGCGTTTGTAATAATCGATGTACTGTTTGCTGAACTCTGCACGTGCATGCCGACGCCGCAGTTCTAcag CGGGAGTCCGGTGGTGGAGCTCCCTGGCGCTGCCATCGCCGGGCGAGCCAGCCCGCGGGCCAGCGGGGGAGCGGGG ATGGTGTACGTGCTGGTTGGTTTGGTGAGCCTCCCTCTGCTGGTCACCGTGCTGTGGCTGCTGCGCCAGTTGTGGCGCATGCTGGCCTCCTGCGCCGGCCGGGGCTGTCCCGCCAGTCGGCCCGACCACGGCCTGGAGGAGGTCGTGATCATACCCGCCGACCACCAGTTGCACTGCTCAGTTGCTCAGGGCGTGCCGTCTTCTAGCAGTGCCCTGCTGTGTGATGGGCCACTAGCATCTTCCCAACAACAACACCAGTTTTCACCTGTTTCTCTGATGGAAGAGATGTTGCTTGCGTCGACTCGTGAACAGATGCAGAGTGCATCAACACCTGGTGACACACAACTGGTGACCTGCCACCAGTCTCCTAGCCGTCACACAGTTAAGACGGAAGCAGAGGCCACATGCGACCAGGATCAAGAGGTGCTTTCTCCTCCGATGCAGGATTTGGAAGCGTTTTCTATACCTGATGCCTACACACAGTATACCCAGGAGTTAGGGGTGAgtataataataactataatcATCACGAGGATAAAACCAATGGCAAGGTAA